In Arvicanthis niloticus isolate mArvNil1 chromosome 16, mArvNil1.pat.X, whole genome shotgun sequence, the sequence TTAGGAGTCCCGTGCCCGGCATCTGCGGGACAGCCTCGCGGGAGCCGGCCGGCACTTTTGCATGAGCCCCGGAGCACTCTGCCTGGTCGCTGCAGCGGGGCAAGCCGGAGCCGGAGCGCGGACTGTAGAGCCGGCCGGGCGGCGGCGGCGAGCAAGGGCGCACCGTGCCGGGACCAGCTCGCCGCGCCCCATGGGGAGCCGGCGGCCGCGGCACAGCTGAGGCGGGCCCGGCGGGCCAGGCGCGGGCCCCGGGCTGCAGCGGCCCCCTCTGCGGCTGCAGGGCCGGCCCGGGAGcccgggggttggggggtggggggtggggaagaccGCCGATCGCCGAGGCCGGAGCCCGATCGGAGGGCGCGGCGGGGCTGCGCGCACGCTGGGGCGCGTGGAGGGCCACGGAAGGCGAGATGAGTCTGGTGGGGGGCTTTCCCCACCACCCCGTGGTGCACCATGAGGGCTACCCGTTCGCCGCTGCCGCAgccgccgctgccgctgccgccgccaGCCGCTGCAGCCACGAGGAGAACCCCTACTTCCACGGCTGGCTTATTGGCCACCCGGAGATGTCGCCCCCTGACTACAGCATGGCCCTGTCCTACAGCCCCGAGTACGCCAGCGGTGCCGCGGGCCTGGACCACTCCCATTATGGGGGAGTGCCGCCCGGTGCCGGGCCTCCCGGCCTGGGGGGGCCGCGCCCGGTGAAGCGCCGGGGGACCGCCAACCGCAAGGAGCGGCGCAGGACTCAGAGCATCAACAGCGCCTTCGCCGAGCTGCGCGAGTGCATCCCCAACGTGCCGGCCGACACCAAACTCTCCAAGATCAAGACACTGCGCCTGGCCACCAGCTACATCGCCTACCTCATGGATCTGCTGGCCAAGGACGACCAGAACGGAGAGGCGGAGGCCTTCAAGGCGGAGATCAAGAAGACCGAcgtgaaagaggagaagaggaagaaagaactgGTCAGTACTAGGGGAACACGGGGAGGTAAAGGGCTCGGTATCTTGGGACCGCTGCTCTGGTCTTTCCAGACCGGCTGAGAAATTGTACGCCACATTCTTTGACTGCATAGTGAGCCGGAGTTGCTTTCACCAGGTTGTGGAGTAGGGATGGTTTCCTCAAAAGCAAGAAAGGGAGGATGTCAGCATCAGGATGTCCGTGCTTCTGGTCTTCCTTCGAGGTTCTAAGGCCCTCTAACTATTTAGGATTGACCTCCCAACACGTAGGGACTCACCAATCTCCTGGCCGCACTGGCCGGCTTCCCTCATTCTGTGTTCATTAAAGCTATCTTTGGCTTTCAACCCAACCTTTCTTGTAAATATTTCTAAAGTGAGTTACCTATGACCTCTCTCGGGTTCCAGTTATTCCACAATTGATAGCATCCCCCACTCCAAAACCGAGGCTGCCTCTGACTCCGAACAATAAGAAAACGTTATGTTTGTTCACAGTGCTAAGGCACGCGGGAGGTGACGGTAAACATTAAGTCTCTTTAACAGTAAAAACACAGCTTTAGTTTCTCTTTGAAACTAGAGCGCaaattccctccccctccccaagtaATTCACGAGTGTGTCTAAGTTTATTTGAGTGAGCTTGTGCACTTTAAGACTAAAAGAAATACACATTGTGGTCATTGTTATGAATTCTAACATGAAGTTATGCGGAGCCACTTAAAGTGTCCTCGGGTTCCTACCAACCGCAGGTAAAGTATGGTGTTCTGCATAGGGCAATGACCAGGAAGAACCTGAGAAACAGTTCCATTTGTGGAAATTTTCTCCTTTGCGGCTTGTAGCCCTTCGATTCCTGCATGATGGAATGACCTTTCGAATAACCAGATTTCAAGGGCCTTGCAGGAGACATACTGCTGAACTCCATGTACAGAGCCGCTGCTGGCTGGCGGGAGAGGCCCAGGCCAGAGCAGAGGGGCTTCTGGATGTGGGGTTCGCTattgaaaacagaaggcagatttAGCGCTGGTCTCTGCTCCCTCTCctgcaaaagcagtaagggaaaataaGAGCCTAGGCTTCTCTGTAAACGCCTAGAAATGGGTTGGTTGCTTAGAAATTTGCTGACTGGGTCCTTGAGCATTTGGAGAGGAGGCCTAGGCGGTAACTTAAAGCACTGCGGACCTGCATAACTTTTCTGCAGAGGCTGGTACCCGCATCATCCCCCTCATTGGGTGTTCCCTTGTACCCTGGTAGTCTGCGTCCTCTCGCCGGAAGAGAGCTAAGGTGGCTGTAACCGGGCATTCTCGCTGAACGGtctttccatttctctccctTTCGCCCCCTTTCTGTTTAGAATGAAATCTTGAAAAGTACAGTGAGCAGCAACGACAAGAAAACCAAAGGCCGGACAGGCTGGCCACAGCATGTCTGGGCCCTGGAGCTCAAGCAGTGAACAAGAGGAGAGCTAGTGAGCCGGGGGCCAAGGCGCCAGATGCAGACCCAGGACTCCCCGAAAGCCCTCGGGCTCCGTTCTGAGGACTTCTTGCAGTTGGATCATCCGGTTTATTTATGTGCaatttccttccccctcttttctgccccccccccaacctttgAGGCATCCGCTCTCCACCTCCCTTTCCAAAAAAAGTGGATATTTGAAGAAAAGCATTCCATATTTTAATATGAAGAGGACACTCCGTGTGGTAAGGGACCCCGtcattctctgtgtgtgaatgttccCTCTTGGCTGTGTAGACACCAGCGttgtcccccccccaaaaccccaacCCCCGCCTCCTTACCCAattctttccagataaaaaaaaAGTGGACACTAGTGCATATGCGAAGTGTATCTTTTTAATACTCGGCCTTTGGATATCAATATTCCTGGGGGTTATAAAGTTCTATTTCAAAGCAGAAAGCAGGGCCGCTAACATTTCTGTCCGGTCGGCTATCTAGTGCTGTCGCTTTTCAAATGTAGCTGTTCCCTAGTCAAGATGTTTCCAACAGcttcttggtttgtttgggtttttttttttttttttttttgggcttCCGTCCTCTAAAGCTGAGTGGAATTTAATTAATATTGAAGGTGTAAACGTTGTAAGTATTCAATAAAccactgtgtgtgtttttttacaaaaaaaatcacgTGGGTGATACCTCAAAAGAACTTTGAAAACAAAGCTGTTAGActtgttttcatatttaaaatattcagaagTAAACTAAATTATCGTAATTGCCTCCAACTTTATTTGAAAGAGTCAGTGGTTCTAATCAATCAATATGATCTGAGGCTCCCTAGATGAAGAACTGTTATTAAAGCAAACTGTCCTGGTGAAAATCCTGACCAAAGGCCTGGGCTTCTATCCAgtcctgtctcttttcttcttgccAAAGCTCCCAGGAGAACTTTGAGTGGTCTTTGGGAGTATCGGGTTGGGAGAAGGACCTGTGCTTTCTTTGTGCAGAAGGTTTAGGTGGCCTCGTTTTATAGGTATCTATCTATTGGAAGCCCTGCGCCTGGTGCTTGGTTTTGTGTTTGaggaccattttttttctttcctgtggagGAGGTGTGAGGAGGATTCCAGGCCTTATTACAGTCATAGGAAATAGTCTGGGGCGTTTAGTTCAAAGTATAGGGCTTTtatccaaggtttttttttttttttttttttttttttttttttaagagaaagaaaaaagagagaaggggggttTTGCTAGCTGTCCAGATCGGAAGATTCTCATGAGCAGGGGCGGTGGAGGAGGGAGTCTTTTGAAAGGGTCTATGATTAGGTAACAAGGAATTTTACGTCAAGTAAGAAATCGCGAACAAGACCACAGATTTAAAGGGGGGCGAGGGGTTGGGTTAGATTTACAAGGAGCTACAGGGAACTCAATATTAACTGCTCGGTGTCTGAAGTCTTCCAAGCTGCAGCTCTGCAAGTGGCAACCTACCCCCTGAATAGCAGCCACCCAGAACTTCACCCTGCCACGGGCTTTGCTGTCCTGGGGTCCTGTACTACCGAAAGTCCCTGCGCCCTGTTTCCCCGAGGTTAAATAGAGCTTCACCTCTGGCTCTAGAAATCAAAGAAGCTGAAGTGCTATTAGGAACGGGTGGGAAACTGGGGGAGATTAACAGTATTTAAAAGTGGTTTGTTTCATGAAGCTCCATGTATATAAATCTGGTGTCGTAGAGCCTTGGCAAAGGGTTTCCAGCCTTAGCCATTCTTGGGGTGATATTCACACCTTGTCTCCAGTAACAAACCCTCGAGCGTTCCCACAGCTCCCTCAGAGCTTCTCTGACCCGGGTGGTCTACAGTCAGCCAGCCCAGCCCTTcgtgggtgagggtggggggcGGGTGTGAGTGGTGTTTCGGACTTCTGCGGATGGCTGACAACAGGAGGGCCAGGGGTTAGAACAACTAGGCCAAAGCGATCTGAACTTTCTCCCCTTAGGTCAGCCGACGCTGGGCGGACCTGGTGGGCGAGGGGCTGTGTTTACAGACACTTGCCTTTGTTTATAACGTgcgaggggtggggggtgggggggaacggTGGCTGCCCAGGTTTTCTGTAGCTCTCTGGATCATTGTCTGTTTGACCAAGCGGCTCTCTCCTTTTGCCTGCAGAGGCCTTCTGCATCTTCACTTTTATCAGCTCGGAAGAAAGATTCCATGTTTTAGAGGTAGAAGAAAGGGATCTAAGAGGTTTCTGGAATGGACAGAGATGAGATTGGTGACGGCTTAAACACATCCGTTATCTTCACCATGagcgtgtgtgcctgtgcgtgctTGTATCTTCTCTTCTAGGCCTTAATGGAGTCTGGTTAAATCAGCTCTTCTGCTTTATTAAATACCAGCACAAGGGAATCTAAAGACCCTAGTGAATTGTTCATAGGTGGTCATTTTACTAATCCTAGTGCGTTTTAGACTGGCAATCAGGCACCCACGGATCCTCTTTGACTGACTATCCAGAGTCACTGAGCTGCAGAGGTCTTTCTCCCTCCAGCCAGTACTAAGCCATAACGCTGAAACCTCCAACCGTCCAGGAAACTCCAACTGGCTAGAATCCAGCCGACTTAGTACTAAAGCCACTAGAAACCCCCGGATGCTCCAAAACTTCAGTTGAGCAAACCCGCTAACTGGACACGGTTTTCAACTAGCTGGACCCTTCAACCTGCAGAACATAGACAATCCTTTCCTCAGTCCCAAATCTAAACCGTCTCAGCATCCCCAGCCACCTCATTTTGCTTGTCAAACTCCCATGGAGCGGGCtagtgtgttgggggagggattTCTACAGCGCTGCTTCTCTGCGTTTTCACgactacacatttttttttttttaattctttgtttaaAGGCGGTAGGGGGGAAAGATTCCAAGCCTCTGCTTGTGGCAATGGCTAAAAGGTCTCTGCTTTAATTGCTGGGATAATGTGTTTGCTGCCATTTTGTTAAGAGCAATCACTCCTGCAGCGAATTCACAAGCGTTCTAGACAGGCCGGAgccgacaaaaaaaaaaaaaaaatgtaggattTGACGTTAAAAGCTAAATGGGAAGCTGGGGCGAGGAAGGTAAATTGATGGTAGCTCTGGTTGTCAGGGCTCAGCCCCAGACCTCCGCGCAGGACCAAAGTCTGATAACCCTGAAGCACCAggagggctctctctctctctctctctctctctctctctctctctctctctctctctctctctctctctctctctgcttaggAATGAGTCAGTATCCCCCCTCGACTGGCTTTTTCTAGACTTTTGCTCCCAGCTACAGACACTGACAGCAGCTACCAGACAGTGTGTCCGAAATGACAGCTAGGTCACTGGGGGACTCTGCATGCCTACTTAAACCCAACACACACTGAAGAAGCAAGGATTTCTGGCTAGTTCGGTTGTAGCATTTTCCTTGAGGGGAGGAGTTTCAGAATTTAGATTGTAGAAGAAACTGCCTAGGATGTTGATTTCAGCGATGGAAATGGATGTAGCAGGGGTGTCACGAGTGATTCCACTCTCCGGTGACCCTTTAAAAATGTGCCTACCTCACTTCCTGGTGGAGTGATGGCCCAATCCCCTTCCCTCACCTGTGGCTCTGCTGGCTGTTGCCCCACAGGGGCAGAGAATCTCAAAGCTAGTCTCTCCTAGTGCCATAGTTtggggagaggggcagggggCAATTTAGGATTTCAGGAAGAGGTGTGCGGAACTGGGAGCGATCTCAAACACAGAACCGCGGGAGACAAGAGCTTTGGGGGCTACTCTACCTCCCCCATCCACACCCCCAGACTTGGAGGAGAGAATTTGGGTCAGGTGCTAGGGCCTGAAATGTTCACAGGGCTACCAAACAGAGCAAAGGATGCTACAAAAGCCTGGACTTGCATTGGAATAGCGGGTCTACAGAACTCTAGGAATCTGCTCCATCTTTCCTGGATCTTTATCTATATGCTGTTTCTAAGGTCGTTTGTGCGGGTAGTGGGCTTATCTTCCACCACCGCCGCCTTTCGTTTTCCTTGCTTTTCCTAGTGCCTGAGCCCTACCCACGCTCGCTTCCACCACGAATTGAAAGAAGGGTTGGCTGGTGGATGCAAAACAGTTTGTTTAAAAAGTAAGTCCGTGGCTACGTAAACACCATAGACTACTGAATCTGGGCTCTGGCCATTGCCTTCCTAGTAGTCATGGCTATATTAACCTAGGAGAATCGGAGCCTCTGGAAGTCAAATCCTCCGGCCCAGATCTCCGATCTCCGCACGAGGAGAGGGCGCTAACGAGTCTCCGGGATCCTCTTGTCCCAGGCCTTGGATCTcttgaacagaaagaaaattccCAAGGAACTGCCCTCAGACTGGGGTTCAGAAACCGGCTGGAGGCCCCAGCAGCCTAAATTGCTCTTGTGGAGATTATCGGGGTGTGTGGAAGAGATCCATTAGATATTTTTAACTGTGtaaaagaggaaaaagggggGCTGTTCCAAAAAAGGAAACCAATCCCACGTTTCCGGGGGCCGGACAGTTCTAAGACCGTCGGCCTCACTACCCAACCGGTGTGCTTCGAAGCACAGCAACTGTCTGCTCCAGTCATTAGCCTATGACGGCTGAGCGCCTTTGGCTGGCCAGCATCCTTGAAGTAAATGTAACGGAGTCCGGGACTCATGCGCACAATTCTAAACTCCCCCCTCCCGCCCTGGGTTCTCACCGGTTCCCCGGGTTCTCATCAGTTCACCCTGCCCGAGTCAGTTCCCTTGCAGGAGCGAGAGCAACAACCCCCTGCATATACACTCCCTCCAAATTTCTCCCGGTATTTGGACCGCTTTGATGATCAGATGGTAGAGCCCTGATTACAAATTTATTCCCGGCCTCTCCGTCCGTCTTTATCTCCGCTATTAGGGACATCTGGGAGTGATTAGTGCCGCGCCTGCTCCCGCCCCGCTTTCCTATCTTGCTGCAGCGAGGCCCAGAGCCTCGCTGACGTCAGGGCAGACGGCTCGGAGCCATCCCAGCAGAGCTAGCTGGGTGTAATCGGCGGCTGCGCGGCCAACTCCTCCCGGGGCCAGGGAGGCAGCTGAAAGGCTCCATCCGCCTGCGCCGAGGGAActtctaaatacatatttttagcccggaacatttgttttgttttgttttccttgtttggGGTGAGAAAGGGCCAGTTGGAGATGCTTACTTGAATTCTTCCAACTCTCTCGGTCCTGTGAATTTCTCTTAGAAAAGCCTCTGACTATTGGTCTTACCGATCAGGAGTTCATGCTAACCATGAACCATGAACCAAGCGCTGCTTCCCTTCACCAAtagaggcgggggtggggggggtagtAACGCCAGTGCAAAACGGGGGCCCCACGTGGTTACGAGTAGGCTTTATGTGGCCAAACGACTCTCAGGGAACTTTTTAGAGTTAACTTAGTGTCCCGCCCATGGCACCCGCCTGTATTACAGTTCTCAGGACCTAAATGATGGAAATTTCTGCCTAAGGGGACGACCTGGCAGAAGCGATTACAGAAGTCACTTCTCTTGAGACTGCACCTCTGCATCTGCTTTGGAGCATAATAGATCTAGTGACAGCTGGCCAGCTGGTGACACCTCTTGAGGAGGACACGCGACTAGCGCGGCAACTTTGTCCTCTGCTGTGTTGCAGTGTCTGGATCAGAGGAAGGAGATCTGTGTGTGATTCCTAGATGCTCACGACCTCTGCCCCTGCCGAGCTGCTGGCTGCCAGGACAGGTGTTGTGATGAACTCAATGTCTGAACTGTCCAGAATGACGCTTCCCTTTCCCCAGAGAACTAACAAAACTACAAATCCACCGGTATTTCATCCGAACTTCCACAACTTCTGATTGGACAGGCCAGAGACTTCATTTCGGAGCTTGCAATTCTTAAAACTCTTgcagaaaattctagaaacacGGCCTGAGGCCACGCAAACCACCACAATTGGTTCAGAGTCTTAGGAATGTTTTCCTTGAGCCACCAAAAATACTGCCTGGTGTGggtaaatatgaaatatttatcaaatatgaaGAAAGGATTGGCCAAGCCCTCGATTATTAAAGTCACCCTACAAGAGAGAACTGTCAATGGTATGTGTCATCCTGTATCTCAGTTTACCTTGATCAGTGATAGATGCCTTGCAGCAGCCTGGGATTTATTTTCCCATACATTCAACAGGGCAAACTGCCTGCTCAGTCAGAGGTTACACTGAatttagagagaaagaagacagccTCAGTTTGAGGGAACAGATAAAATGACAAACTCCGCATAAGGAAACCTAGAACAGATCGTTAGTGACTTCAGGACTCTGGCCTGGctgagaaacaaaggaaataagaCACAaagcctggttttgtttgtttgtttgtttggggtttttttttttttttttttcagagtccaACTTGCCAGGTAGGCTCCTCATGGTCTGCCTTAATGTTGGAATCTGGTTGGTTCACACAAGCAATTTCTCAACCAGGTCACTCAAAAACCACAAAGATCCACATTATTCTGACCTACAAAATGTTCTTGCTCCAGGCAAAAATTATATGAGGTTGGAGTCAAATTAGATGGGCCATTGGCCCAGAGATTCTCTGTGTACGTCTCCAAAGAAGAAGCTAGATTTGTAGGAAACTGAGTCTTACTAATAAAGATCATGGAATAGTAGACAATTCTAGTCTCCAACCGATGCCTCAGCTGCTTTTGAaagtagtttttttgttttccaaagtgtGTTTGAGTCTGACAGGACCTTGCTAAGATAGCACAGACTCACCCAGAAACTCTCTATTTGGACTAAGTCTCAAAACATGACAATCaccttgcttctgccttccaagctcTGGGACTGCAGGCATATACCATTATATTCAACTTCAAATAATACTTTTAATTCTCAACCCATTGGACCCAACTAGCCTAATGCTTCTTTTATGGCTAGATGGAGTCTTCAAAATATAATTCCCTGTCATAACACCAAGCCAGCTTTCAAGTATTGGTGACCAAGAATGGAAGAGTCGTGGAGACCTGCAGAAGCTTATTATTCATTCCCCTGATGTTTGCTGCTCAGCCAGCTAAAACTCACTTAAAACAAACAGTGTGCTTACTCAAGGGCAGAATGTT encodes:
- the Hand2 gene encoding heart- and neural crest derivatives-expressed protein 2, whose amino-acid sequence is MSLVGGFPHHPVVHHEGYPFAAAAAAAAAAAASRCSHEENPYFHGWLIGHPEMSPPDYSMALSYSPEYASGAAGLDHSHYGGVPPGAGPPGLGGPRPVKRRGTANRKERRRTQSINSAFAELRECIPNVPADTKLSKIKTLRLATSYIAYLMDLLAKDDQNGEAEAFKAEIKKTDVKEEKRKKELNEILKSTVSSNDKKTKGRTGWPQHVWALELKQ